The Desulfopila inferna genomic interval CTGTTGACAATACCTGGAAGAAAGGTACTCCAGGGAAATCGCCGAAAGCCTGCTGTGCAGTCAATATCCTGTGAAAGGGCAATAACGCCATCCTGACATCCGGCATCTCCCGACCACCCGGAGAACGTCGACCCCTCTTCCGGAATGGCAGTCAGAGTAACCTCCGTACCATCTGCGTATGTGTCAAAACATTTTTCTCCGCAATCTATTGCTCCCTGGTCGCTTGTCACTCTACCTTTGCCTGTGCCTGTTTTCTTAACAGCAAGAAGCCATGACTGCGGAAGTGTGGCGACAGGATCGCTCGGCTCACTCACCGGGCTGTTCTGGCCTGTGTTCGTACAGACTTCTTGAACCGTGAACCGATACTCTGTATCAGGGCTGAGACCTGTTGCCGTACAACTGTTCCCCGCCCTGGATGTCAGGTTGAAGCAGCCGGTTGGCACAATATTTCCAGCATCTCTGACATTCCAGGATGCAAACAGGCAGCCGTTGGCGTTGCCTGGCGTCCAGCTGACAATGAGTGATGTGGTGGTTGAGCTTGAAGCGGTCACTGACGTTGGCGCCGAGGCCGGTATCGAACTGAATATCATTATCTCGTAATCCTCAACCTCCCCATCAGAGGCTTGACCGGTAAATGACACCACACCATCTGTGGTACAACGAAAACGTCCATATGTCGTGCCTGTAACTGCACCGGCAGGTACAAAAAAGCTCAGGCGGTTTATCCCGCTGGTTAATGCTCTGCCACCGGAAAAAAGCTCTTCTCCGGGGTCATCCCAGTCACCGTCTCCAGCAAAGTCAATCCAGGCGGAGAGCATGCAGGAAGAATTCGCGAGGATGTCGATGTCCGCCGTAGAACCTGCCACAACTGCTGTAGTAAAACTCACACCATCCTCATCACCTGCAGCAGTGCAGGTTCCGTAGACCGTACTGCCCGCCGCCGTGTCATCTCCATCAGCACCCGCCGTCGGCTGGCCATCCAGGTCTGCGTCCACGCAGCTGCCAAGATAAGCTGAACCGCCCAGAATATGGTTGGCTCCATTATTTGCATAGAGAGTAGGAAAAGTAGGATCCGGTGCATCACCACTATCGATTACCGATGCCCCGGCAGGTGAGTAGCAGAAAAGTAGGTTAAAGCAGATAAAGAACCACCCCAAAATAAGTTGAAGGCAAAGCGGGGTCGGGCCACGATAATCACTTGATATACTGATGAAATTCAGCATTCAACGTTCCTTAAGTAGCTGATATTACATGGCCGCATAATGCATTTTAGGGCTAAAATCAGTGCATTCGGCTATTCCGGCCACATTATCAAAATGGAACTAAAGCTAAAGATTAACATCCCAATAATAGGTGTTTATTGACCCTGTATTGCCATTATCGCTATCTGAATTGGCAATATAGATCCTCATCTCTTCTCGAAGCTGAAACCCTCCATCTTTTTCAAGAATTTTCCGACCCTTGGCAAGTATGCCAAGTTTCTCTTTGATTGTTTCGATAAAATCTTTGCTTCCCACGGCTACACTTTCAGTCCATTGATCTTGTCTGAAGTTATTACCATTCGTCAGATATTCATTAACCAATTCTTTATGCGTTTCCCGGAATGCAGTGTAGCTTATAAACCCTGTCAACTCCGCAAGTTTTTTATAAGCAATCAGCCCATTCTTTTTACGAGGATTTTGGATTTCATTATATCCGCAGAAAGACCACTCCGAAGGGTGAGAGACCACCCCGTTGCGAACCATATTTAAATCTATATATGTTAGACATTTGAACAGATGTTCTTCTGATTCAATAGCCGTTGCGTGATACCGATCTTCCCAAAAAGCTCCCTTCCTCTTTTTTCGTAAGTTGTATTCCTGACCTGTACGACCAGCAACCAGTTTGATTGATGATGGTATTACATCTCTTCCTTTTTCATCATAAACAAGTAAATGGATATGATTTGAAGTCACAGCAAAATTTAATATGACTAATCCGTATCGTTGTTTTGCCTCAAATAGCCATTGAAGCCATCTTCGTTTATCTTTTACTAGTTTGAGCAAAAAATCTCGTTTATGGCATCGATGAGTTAGATGCCATATTTGTTCAGGAATGTAATGTCTTTTTGCTCTGGCCATAATATGCTTTGTAATCTATTTTTCTCATTTTCGCCCCAAAAACGACATTGTGGTCTTGTGATATCAACCACTTAAGCAACACAGGTGTTCCCGATACGTCATTAAATCAGCAGGTTATCGTGGCCCGACCCCGTTTGCAAAATACAAGATCAAGCCCTCCGGGTGCTCGCTTCGCTCACAACCTTGTATTTTGCCCCTTTGCTGCGCTTGACCAGAAATTGAAAGAAAAGGAAAAAAATGAATTAAACGGCTACCTCAAAATCAAATGTGCGAAAAATATTTGACACTACCTTGCCATCTCCTATTGCTAAAACTTTGTCGTGTGGGCTTTCGTGGGATGCTTTTGATAACTGTCTTTTTAATGTGTCGGTAGAGTTTCTAAGTATATCTTCAACGTTAATGTAAACCTGGAAGTCAGTACAGTATTCGCATCTGTAAAATTTCCTATTGTCGTGGTCAACAAAGTAGAACTTAGATATCCTGTCGCAGAGGGGACATTCTTCTTCAATGTATTCCATGATTCTCCTTTTTTTCAGGTTAAGCGTTGTGGTTGGGCCGGGCTTGCTATCAACCGACAACGGTGCAGCTACCGGCCCAACGTTGAGTTCAGTTGACACTGGCACAAACAGAATTTGACAAGTGTGAAGAAATATCTGTAAACAATTGACCAGACAAAAAAAGATAGCCGGGCTGTGCCAGAGGTCAACTAGAACGTCTGGTTAGCATAATTATTTGTTTTGAATAGAAAAACCGCCGGGGCCAAACATCGACCCCGGGGTAAAAATTAGGTGCAGATTTTAACTATCGCAACAACAAGATGCGCTAGGGCAACCAGTTGGGCGAATGTGATCTCCACCTTCATTGTCAGCTTGATCATTTGAGTTACCTATTATAATCAATCGACTGACAGAGCGCTCCACAGCCGACATTGTCGGTTGGGTTCGGATCGATACCAAAAAGTTAGTGCTCATATCGCAGAGCTGCGGAAAAACTAACATTTTGATCCGACCATCCGCCGGTCGCCACCGACGGCCAGGAGGAAGATAGACAAGGGAAAACCCAAGTGCCTTATCGCTGGCTTGCGTACTATCTGCCTCCATAGTTCTTTCTCACTCTATATTCCCTTGTGTGGAGTGAGTTTTTAGATGCTAACGATCAAGGTCACTTGCGCCGCCCCCAAACCTTGCCGTGTCAGCGCCGCCAGGGTTCTCGGCGTCAAGTGAACCGCCTGGTTCTGTAATTATAATTTATGATTGTCGGTCCAATCATCGATAATTCTATTCATGTATTCGTTATAGGTTTCATTAAATATATCTTTATTTCTGAACTTCCCAGTTATGAAATAATTTTTTATTTCATTTTGGGTTTCATCAAGTCTATGGTTTTTGATTTCAAGAATTACATATGCAAAATACCATTGTATGATACTGAGCATCAAAAAGGTTATATTGGTCGTAATTTCAGAACGAGTCATCCATGATATTTGATTATCTCTAGGTAGATCACCAGAGTGGGCTACACTATTTCTAATTCTATTTAGCCACTTCAATTTCTCGTTATTCTCATCACTATCTTCTTCTGGATAAAGTGAATAAAATTTTAAAAATTCTTTTAATTTATAAAGTGCCGATGGGCTGGTATCAATACGAATCCTTGCTTTGATGTCTTCTGTAATTCTATTTTCAATGTTTGAATCAAATAATAATTTCAAAAAAATTACTTTTACCTTAGATGCTAAGGACTTCAAGACACTTTCATAAGCTGAATCTCGAAGTGAATTGAGATACTTTTGGTTTTCAAATTTTGTCTTCTTGTTTTGTTTGGCCCATCCAGTGAATAGTTTATCTAATGAAGAATTACAGTATGAAGTGAGCGATAACAGGTCATTTATTGAATATGACTGGACAGTATTGAAAAACTGAGTGTCCAGGCCATAATCTGCGATCTTTTTAATATTGCTGATTGTTATTTGCCGAAACAAAAGACTGTTGATTGTCACAGGGCCATCAATATAGAACTTGTTAGAATATCGGTCCATTTCGTTCTCTAAATACACACGTCTTCCTGTCAAAAATGACAAAACTAAGGTTACATCATATATGTATCCTCTTTCTAATTCTTCCGGATACAAAAATGATTTGTCGAGTTTTTCTTCATCAATTTCTACAATAGCTGTGATAACAAATTCCCCTTCTTCAGCAGGATTGTCGATAACAACAGGAGTGAAATTGTGATCAAGGGTAAACGTGTATGAAGAATTTTTTGAAAGCTTCGATAAATTAGAACAATGTTGAGCAGTTATTATAATTTTGAAAGAATCAGTTATAATTTCTTGAGGTGTTTTGTATCTATGGTCAAAATTGAAAATGTTATAAGTTTTCATATTGGTAGGTATTTTTTTACACAGAACTCAAACATCTGCGGCTTGACCGCAGAATGTAATTGTTGGAATTCAGTATCGTGTCCCCGGATTCCTCTTCAGAATGCTCCTTTACGATTCTTCCTCCGGTTGTATTCTTGCCCTGTTCGGCTTGCCACCAATTGCAATGATCGGGGCAGGACATGCCGGTCGCCACCATCTACCGCCAGGAGATGGATGTGGTTCGAAGTGACCATGAAGTTCAGAACCTGCAAGCCATAACGTTTTCTTGACTCAAATAGCCAATACTGCCACCGCTGCCGATCTCTTCTGAACTTAAGCAGAAACTCCTGCTTGTGGCAGCGATGAGTGATATGCCAGACCTGCCCGGGAATATAATAGCGATTCGCCCTTGGCATTTTTCCTTAAATGCTCACTTTTGATGCCAAAATAGGCCTTCTAAGCAAGATTGCAGGCATATTTTCTGATCTTTTTCTTTTCATATTAATATGTTGGTTCGGTCCGACCCCGTTCCGCGAAGTCCTATGGTTAGCCCTTGTTTTTCCCTGAATTGTCAAGTGCTTTCATGATACTTTCAATCATCTTCACATGGTCATCATAAGGCAATGCGCTAGATATCCTAACAATTCCTCTGCCTCGCTCATCTTTTGTTTGCGTACTAATTCGAATTGGCGAGGTTTCAGAAAGGCCAGTAGTAGAATTAAAGGTATGTATCTGTAATTCTAGCTCTTCAAAAGACCAACTGCCGATAATATTTTTGTTAGGTTTAAAATTGTCATAAACAGAATAAGTATTTATTTTGGAGGCTATTTTTTCTTTTTCATTTACATTTTCATTAAAATATTTACATAGATTTCCACTTAAGAATTGTTTCACATCACCATTTACTTTTACTTTAGTTGATGTGCCAAAAGATACCATTTGCAATGCATTTTGAGTTTCATCGCTGTCCCACTTTTTGACTACCCCTGTTGATTCCCAAAAAGCGTTAAATGAGTCAGCAGTGATAGCCATTGCTACCTCAGTTACTCCGTTAACTTTCGCAATAATTGATTCCTTGCTGAATGCAACAAGTTCGACAGGGACAAAAGAGTCAGGGCCTGTAGGGTAACGGCCATTCTCGAATACTAGTTGAGGCGAAGATGATCTCAACAAAAACTTAAAAATCGATTCCTCTGTTAAGTTATCTGCTGAAACACCAAGGGCTGCCAGGTTATGTGGGTTATATTCAGGCATACGAAATTTCAGCATGAATTTTTCAGCTAATATTTTTTTTAATTTGACCCCATCCAGTTGAGTAAATGGCAACATCACAGGATCAATTGTATAAGTAACTTGCGTGTTGTTGATAGCTACTATAGTTGATGGCAATGGAACATTTGCTTTTTTAGCTGCCTCTTCTCTCCGACGTTCAGCCTCTTTCTCTAATGAATTTAACGTTTC includes:
- a CDS encoding fibronectin type III domain-containing protein, translating into MLNFISISSDYRGPTPLCLQLILGWFFICFNLLFCYSPAGASVIDSGDAPDPTFPTLYANNGANHILGGSAYLGSCVDADLDGQPTAGADGDDTAAGSTVYGTCTAAGDEDGVSFTTAVVAGSTADIDILANSSCMLSAWIDFAGDGDWDDPGEELFSGGRALTSGINRLSFFVPAGAVTGTTYGRFRCTTDGVVSFTGQASDGEVEDYEIMIFSSIPASAPTSVTASSSTTTSLIVSWTPGNANGCLFASWNVRDAGNIVPTGCFNLTSRAGNSCTATGLSPDTEYRFTVQEVCTNTGQNSPVSEPSDPVATLPQSWLLAVKKTGTGKGRVTSDQGAIDCGEKCFDTYADGTEVTLTAIPEEGSTFSGWSGDAGCQDGVIALSQDIDCTAGFRRFPWSTFLPGIVNRSEKVGENDSN
- a CDS encoding transposase produces the protein MARAKRHYIPEQIWHLTHRCHKRDFLLKLVKDKRRWLQWLFEAKQRYGLVILNFAVTSNHIHLLVYDEKGRDVIPSSIKLVAGRTGQEYNLRKKRKGAFWEDRYHATAIESEEHLFKCLTYIDLNMVRNGVVSHPSEWSFCGYNEIQNPRKKNGLIAYKKLAELTGFISYTAFRETHKELVNEYLTNGNNFRQDQWTESVAVGSKDFIETIKEKLGILAKGRKILEKDGGFQLREEMRIYIANSDSDNGNTGSINTYYWDVNL